The Fusarium oxysporum f. sp. lycopersici 4287 chromosome 1, whole genome shotgun sequence DNA segment tcttggcaagaagaagcgcaCAAAGTCAGGGCTAGATAAGAACGAAAAGGAAGATTTTCAGCGATCCAAAATAATTCGAAAGTCATTACAAAGTCGTGCCTCTTCACGAGCAACTGTGCGACAGGAAGATGAAAACGAcactgaagaggaggatagAAATACAAGTCTCAGGACAGACTGGAAAGCATACGAAGCTGATATTCAGCGAAACAAATCAACGCTGATGCGAAGGCACCCGGGAGTCGATCGCTCGAGAATACAAACTCACGCAGGATCCTCCTCATCCCGACCTCAACCACAATCTttctcatcaagttcaacCAACCCCTACTCTCCGCTTTCACCAACgacatcaacttcaacagCAAGCCCAGCTTCGCCAGAAATAGGAAGAGCGTTTTAATACCACAGGCTTGAAGCATGAAGTATGGACCATGAAACAAAACCCACAATCACGACATATACCAACATATCTCTACATAACTTTTAGACAAGAACTGGAATTATTTATACCATGGGAGCAGTGGCGTTGAGACGGCGGGAAAGGCCTTTGACATGTCAGAGGTGTAATGAGAATGAAGCCTTTATGTATGATAACATTTTCAATCGTAATAACGTGTTCCTATCTCTTAAGCGCCGATTTCATTTGTGACCTTGACAAACTTTTCCCACTGTCTCCAGGCCTCGCCACTCTTGAGGGCCCAGCGAGCTCTTCGGATACCCTCTTTCCAGCGCTGCCCACCAGGGCCGCGCTCAGTGATGACCTTGCCGTCATCCCCCTCACCCATGTTGCTGGTATCAGACTCGCAGATACCTGATGTGACGAGCAAAGCCGCAGTGTTGAGGAGAACAAACTCAAGAATCGGGTCATCGTCAGGCAACTCATTGTGCAGAATTCGAGACAAGATCTCTGCATTCTCGGAGGGTTCTTTACCAGATGACACTGTATCCAGGGGATGGGTGCTCAGACCAAAGTCGCTCGGGTGCACGGTGAAGTGCTCAACCTCGAGCCTTCCAGCACTGGTCTCGTTGACCCTCCAGCACAGAGTGTTGCCAGCGCAGCTGACTTCATCGAGTTCTTCTTCGCCGCAGATGATGAGAGCCTTTTTGAAACCAGCCATGCACAGCGCCTCAGCGAAGGCCGGACCAAGATCCCTTCGGCCAACACCAATGACACGGGCTTCAAGCACATCTTCAACAGGGTTGGCCAAGGGGCCGAGATTGTTGAAAACTGTCCTCCAGGGCAGTTGCTTGCGGATGGGTGCGACGTAGCGCATACCAGTGTGGAACACAGGGGCAAACAGAAAAGTGTAGTTAGTCTCAGAGTAAGCCTTGACCAAAGTGCCAGGCCGGATGGCGCTGATGATGGGAGGCTGAGGCTTCATACAAGCGACCAAGTCAGCACTGCCAGACTTTGAGGTGCTGGCTTTGTTACCGTGCTTGGAAACCATGAGCAAGGCTGAGGCCAGGATGGATGAGgtggtgctgatgttgaaggtATCATGGCCATCACCTCCAGTTCCAACAATGTCACACTGAGATCATGTTAACAGTTGCTCATTCATCAAGTAGATTTGGTCCGATTACTTACCAATCCACCGTTGTAATCCCCCTCCTTTCGCCCTCTTCGTTCGATAACTTCCTTCAGCTCCTCTACAGGAATAG contains these protein-coding regions:
- a CDS encoding anthranilate phosphoribosyltransferase (At least one base has a quality score < 10), whose translation is MASQSQDDGQNALPPVNIKPLLTKLWPNESAVSPQEIAEAISHFFTNQVTEAQTASLLMALHFTKLDFRADVLAECARVMREAAASIPVEELKEVIERRGRKEGDYNGGLCDIVGTGGDGHDTFNISTTSSILASALLMVSKHGNKASTSKSGSADLVACMKPQPPIISAIRPGTLVKAYSETNYTFLFAPVFHTGMRYVAPIRKQLPWRTVFNNLGPLANPVEDVLEARVIGVGRRDLGPAFAEALCMAGFKKALIICGEEELDEVSCAGNTLCWRVNETSAGRLEVEHFTVHPSDFGLSTHPLDTVSSGKEPSENAEILSRILHNELPDDDPILEFVLLNTAALLVTSGICESDTSNMGEGDDGKVITERGPGGQRWKEGIRRARWALKSGEAWRQWEKFVKVTNEIGA